From Acidobacteriota bacterium, one genomic window encodes:
- a CDS encoding long-chain fatty acid--CoA ligase translates to MGYENFVQVMLDRFRERPGKPCMRYFRGGAWRDLTYAEVEERVRSISAALVRAGLRPGDRAAIFSRNRPEWALCDLAIQFAGGVVAPVYADLRSEEAAYVLRHSDSRVVFVEGETELGKVLAARGSLPLLERAVAFDPAPEGDGFTEPLSAFEATGDPAVGRERVEQSARAPSSTPLTLVYTSGTTGDPKGAVMTHGNAVGVVEAVLAAVGPENHLGLNLSFLPLAHSLERVAGHFTPLYLGGTIAYSRGPEFLVEDFAAVRPEYAIAVPRFFEKVHDRIQAQMAREPGWKRRMARWALEAGRKRSLLLESGRPVPPSLGLKCALANALVFSKIQNRLGGRLKYFVSGGAPLAADLARFFHAVGILVCEGYGATETSAPATCNTPEAFRFGTVGRPLPGVEIRLEADGEILVRGPNVFAGYFKDPAATAAVFTPDGFYRTGDVGEMDADGFLKITDRKKELIITASGENIAPTKLENLLKARPGISNALVHCDRRPYVVALLTLDRPALDGVRPGLSSAPLDAPELLSHVRAQVDAVNASLSRVEQIKVYRILEEDFSAESGTMTLTFKLKRRVIEARYREELEEMYGGHVGRVGGL, encoded by the coding sequence ATGGGATACGAGAACTTCGTGCAGGTGATGCTCGACCGCTTCCGGGAAAGGCCCGGGAAGCCTTGCATGCGGTACTTCCGGGGAGGAGCGTGGAGGGACCTCACCTACGCGGAGGTGGAGGAGCGGGTCCGGTCCATTTCCGCCGCGCTGGTCCGGGCCGGACTGCGTCCCGGCGACCGGGCCGCCATCTTTTCCAGGAACCGCCCCGAATGGGCGCTCTGCGACCTGGCGATCCAGTTCGCCGGCGGGGTCGTGGCGCCCGTCTACGCCGACCTGAGGAGCGAGGAGGCGGCCTACGTCTTGCGCCACTCGGACTCCCGCGTCGTCTTCGTGGAAGGCGAAACGGAGTTGGGAAAGGTCCTCGCGGCGCGGGGGAGCCTCCCCCTTCTGGAGCGCGCCGTCGCGTTCGATCCGGCCCCGGAGGGCGACGGTTTCACCGAGCCGCTTTCGGCTTTCGAGGCCACGGGCGATCCCGCCGTGGGGAGGGAGAGGGTCGAGCAAAGCGCCCGGGCGCCTTCCTCCACCCCCCTCACGCTGGTCTACACGAGCGGGACGACGGGGGACCCCAAGGGCGCCGTCATGACCCACGGGAACGCCGTGGGCGTGGTGGAGGCGGTGCTCGCCGCCGTGGGGCCGGAGAACCACCTGGGACTGAACCTCAGTTTCCTTCCTCTGGCCCATTCGCTGGAGCGGGTGGCCGGCCACTTCACGCCCCTCTACCTGGGCGGGACCATCGCCTACTCCCGTGGGCCCGAGTTCCTCGTGGAGGATTTCGCGGCCGTCCGCCCCGAGTACGCCATCGCCGTCCCGCGTTTCTTCGAAAAGGTCCACGACCGGATCCAGGCGCAGATGGCCAGGGAGCCCGGGTGGAAGCGCCGGATGGCGCGGTGGGCGCTGGAGGCGGGCCGGAAACGGAGCCTTCTCCTGGAATCGGGGCGGCCCGTTCCTCCGTCCCTGGGGCTGAAGTGCGCCCTGGCGAACGCTCTGGTGTTTTCCAAGATCCAAAACAGGCTGGGCGGCCGCTTGAAGTACTTCGTGTCGGGAGGCGCCCCCCTGGCGGCGGACCTGGCCAGGTTCTTCCACGCCGTGGGGATCCTGGTCTGCGAGGGGTACGGCGCCACGGAGACCTCCGCGCCCGCGACGTGCAACACGCCCGAGGCCTTCCGCTTCGGGACGGTGGGGCGGCCCTTGCCGGGCGTGGAGATCCGTCTCGAGGCAGACGGTGAAATCCTCGTCCGGGGCCCCAACGTCTTCGCCGGGTACTTCAAGGACCCGGCGGCCACGGCGGCGGTCTTCACTCCCGACGGCTTCTACCGGACGGGCGACGTGGGGGAGATGGACGCCGACGGCTTCCTGAAAATCACGGACCGCAAGAAGGAGCTGATCATCACGGCCTCCGGGGAGAACATCGCTCCCACGAAGCTCGAGAACCTCCTCAAGGCGCGGCCCGGGATCTCCAACGCACTGGTCCACTGCGACCGCCGTCCCTATGTGGTGGCCCTCCTGACGCTGGACCGGCCCGCCCTGGACGGGGTTCGCCCCGGGCTCTCCTCGGCCCCCCTGGATGCCCCCGAACTGCTCTCCCACGTGCGGGCCCAGGTGGATGCGGTGAACGCGTCCCTCTCGCGGGTCGAGCAGATCAAGGTCTACCGCATCCTGGAGGAGGACTTCTCGGCGGAGAGCGGCACCATGACCCTCACCTTCAAGCTCAAGCGGCGCGTCATCGAGGCGCGCTACAGGGAGGAACTGGAGGAAATGTACGGCGGGCACGTGGGCCGGGTCGGAGGGCTCTAG
- a CDS encoding 3-hydroxyacyl-CoA dehydrogenase NAD-binding domain-containing protein, with product MNPVRLEKRLDGVAILTFDNPSGPQNILSRSLFGHFRSAIEDVLADPHVKAAVLASGKKDFLAGADLKDFLACRTPEEGAALSAEGHVLMDLVAKSPKPFVAAIHGQVLGGGVELVLCCTYRLASDDPATVLALPEVTLGLLPAAGGTQRLPPLVGLPAALPMMLTGQRVRSRKALRMGLVSALTTPGGLVETAALAARRLAEGSLRPGRRKRSLVERLLSTPPGRALVLKKARDSVRAKTRGLYPAPFAILDCVEEGLKRGPEAGFRKEEALFGELLAGEAARSLLTLFLHMTELKKPLDDTAPRPVRRLAVLGGGFMGAGVASVSLKRSAVVVKDVSDEVLSRCGKIVWEGLSKQVKSGAVTRFERDRLWARLTPSLDYEAIRHADLVVEAVFEDLALKRKVLAETEAVVSESCVFASNTSALPIRAIAEGARRPERVLGMHYFSPVPKMPLLEIVRAEKTSREALATARAFGVSQGKTCIVVKDGPGFYTTRILSPFLNEAMVLLEEGARVEAVDRALKDFGYPVGPVALLDEVGIDVGAHVAKDFGDTFKDRGLSSSEALPKLFAAGFQGRKNGKGFYLYGRRRRGAKPVNEAVYALLGGAPRREFPALEMAERLAFLMVNEAVWCLQEGVLACPRDGDVGGILGLGFPPFRGGPFRYLDTLGAGEAVRRMEGYAERLGPRFRPAPLLEEAARKGTKFYPPG from the coding sequence ATGAATCCGGTTCGACTCGAAAAGCGCCTCGACGGAGTGGCGATCCTGACCTTCGACAATCCGTCCGGTCCCCAGAACATCCTGTCCCGAAGCCTCTTCGGCCATTTTCGCTCGGCCATCGAGGACGTCCTGGCCGACCCGCACGTGAAGGCGGCCGTCCTCGCCAGCGGAAAGAAGGACTTCCTGGCGGGCGCCGACCTCAAGGACTTCCTCGCCTGCCGGACGCCCGAGGAAGGGGCCGCGCTGTCGGCCGAGGGCCACGTCCTCATGGACCTCGTGGCCAAGAGCCCCAAGCCCTTCGTGGCGGCCATCCACGGCCAGGTCCTCGGGGGCGGCGTGGAACTCGTGCTGTGCTGCACCTACCGGCTCGCCTCGGACGATCCGGCCACGGTCCTGGCCCTTCCCGAAGTGACCCTCGGGCTCCTGCCCGCCGCGGGGGGAACCCAGCGCCTGCCCCCCCTGGTGGGCCTGCCCGCGGCCCTGCCCATGATGCTCACGGGCCAGAGGGTCCGGAGCCGCAAGGCGCTCCGGATGGGTCTCGTGAGCGCGCTGACCACCCCCGGCGGCCTGGTGGAGACGGCGGCCCTGGCCGCCCGCCGGCTGGCCGAGGGGAGCCTGCGTCCCGGAAGGAGGAAGCGCTCCCTGGTCGAGCGCCTCCTCTCCACTCCGCCCGGAAGGGCCTTGGTCCTGAAGAAGGCCCGCGATTCGGTGCGCGCCAAGACCCGGGGACTGTACCCCGCTCCCTTCGCCATCCTGGACTGCGTGGAAGAAGGGCTGAAGAGGGGACCGGAGGCGGGCTTCCGGAAGGAGGAGGCCCTCTTCGGTGAACTCCTCGCCGGGGAGGCCGCGCGGAGCCTCCTGACCCTCTTCCTTCACATGACGGAGCTGAAGAAGCCCCTCGACGACACGGCGCCGCGTCCCGTGCGGCGGCTCGCCGTCCTGGGAGGCGGCTTCATGGGGGCGGGCGTGGCCTCCGTGTCCCTCAAGCGGTCCGCCGTCGTGGTGAAGGACGTCTCGGACGAGGTCCTCTCCCGGTGCGGAAAGATCGTCTGGGAGGGGTTGTCCAAGCAGGTCAAGTCGGGGGCCGTCACTCGCTTCGAGCGCGACCGGCTCTGGGCGAGGCTCACGCCGAGCCTGGACTACGAGGCCATCCGCCACGCGGACCTCGTGGTGGAGGCGGTCTTCGAAGACCTCGCCCTGAAGAGGAAGGTCCTGGCGGAAACGGAAGCCGTCGTCTCCGAGTCCTGCGTTTTCGCCTCCAACACGTCGGCCCTGCCCATTCGCGCCATCGCGGAAGGGGCCCGCCGGCCGGAGCGCGTGCTGGGGATGCACTACTTCTCGCCCGTGCCCAAGATGCCCCTGCTCGAGATCGTCCGGGCGGAGAAGACCTCCCGCGAAGCCCTCGCGACGGCCCGCGCCTTCGGCGTCTCCCAGGGCAAGACCTGCATCGTCGTGAAGGACGGCCCGGGCTTTTACACGACTCGGATCCTCTCCCCCTTCCTGAACGAGGCCATGGTCCTGCTCGAGGAGGGCGCGCGGGTGGAGGCGGTGGATCGGGCCTTGAAGGACTTCGGCTACCCCGTGGGCCCCGTGGCGCTCCTCGACGAGGTGGGGATCGACGTGGGAGCCCACGTGGCCAAGGACTTCGGCGACACCTTCAAGGACCGGGGCCTCTCCTCCAGCGAGGCCCTGCCGAAGCTCTTCGCCGCCGGGTTCCAGGGGCGGAAGAACGGCAAGGGCTTCTACCTCTACGGCCGCCGGAGGCGGGGCGCCAAGCCCGTAAACGAGGCCGTGTACGCTCTCCTCGGCGGCGCGCCCCGGCGGGAGTTCCCCGCCCTGGAGATGGCGGAGCGGCTGGCCTTTCTCATGGTGAACGAGGCCGTGTGGTGCCTCCAGGAGGGCGTGCTCGCGTGCCCCCGGGACGGAGACGTGGGCGGAATCCTCGGGCTGGGCTTCCCGCCCTTCCGGGGAGGGCCTTTCCGCTACCTCGATACCCTGGGCGCCGGCGAGGCCGTGCGGCGCATGGAGGGGTACGCGGAGCGCCTCGGGCCTCGGTTCCGTCCCGCCCCCCTTTTGGAGGAGGCGGCGCGGAAGGGGACCAAGTTCTACCCTCCAGGATAG